CGCCCGAGTTGGAGTGGTTCAAAAACCACCCTCAGTTTTGCCACATTTTCTACATGTCGGATGAACCAAACTTCAGGCTGCTGGGTATGTGGTCGCTACTACTGCGCACGATTCCCTTACATGAGGGAGAGGACACAGCTTGGTTTGCGGTTAATGGCGTGCCCATCCGGTATTCAATGAGAGAGCATGCACTCATCTCGGGCTTGGACTGTCGTGACTACCCGGATAATTATAAGAAGTTGAGGAGCTTTGCTTTTGTAGATAGGCATTTTGGCTCGCATAAGGAGATAACAATGGAATCTGTGAAAGAGAAGTTGctgtagggctgggcaaaaaaccgaacccgaagaaccgaaccgaatcgacccgaaaaagtagtaccaaacccgaaccgaaattgtttaaatatccgaacgggtttcaaatttttggtatttaaagaaccgaaaccgaacccgatccgaaccggaATATTTTTGGATACCCGAGTGTATCCgaaataattaatatacttatatttttagatttaatgtatattaaaatcaTCAAGTATACATGATACTTTTAagaatacttgaaaatatatacaaattgtCAAAAGTACATgttaaatagttaaaatatactcaaaaatccaaaatatttaaaatatttattgattctctatccaaatattcaaatcaaaccaatttatatgttaagttttggtattttgacacaagttattcaaatttatatgtaatatattatttgctTATACCTTTTTGTGAAGTTTAAAgcatataatgaatttttaaaattttaaaataatttaaatgggttattccgaatccgaaccgaacccgcaaggatccgaaccgaacccgaaccgaatttataaatacccgaatggggctgaaatttctgacccgaaacccgaatagaccGCGCCGAACCCGagtgggtatccgaacgcccacccctaattgCTGAGTATGACTGCGTATGAGGATTGACTCAGGATGGCGGTGCTCTACTTCCTAGGCACGATTATCAGAACGAAGGCAAGGTACAATGCCCCACTCGACTCTTTCATTTAAAGAGTCGTCAAGGATGTGGAAATTTGTAAAACCTTTCCTTGGGGTCGCTTGACGTTCGATGATGCGATCAGGTCCATTAATCACGTGATGAAGCAACTCAAAGGGAAACCTAAGAAGAATGTCAACTTTCCCCGGTTCATAGTTCCTTTGGAGGTAAATCTTACATccttatataattgtttttgttttgtgaatCAGCTCTGACTCCTTTGTTTTGACATTCAGATCTGgcattttagttttatgtattCAGCTCTGAATGCACGATTCAGAGACGTGTAGCTGGTTGTTTCAGCAAGTGCCCGAGGATGTGCAAGAGCGGTTCCCAAACTAACAGCATGAAAGGTTATTCCACTCAAGATTTGTATGACTTGGAAAACACTACCGGTATGAGttgaatagtatttttttattaagtgAGTGGAATAAATAGTGTTTTGAGTTAAAAATATGTGTGTGATATTGTTTTGGTATTTTTTCAGGTTATTAATATTGTTTTGGTTCCAACTGTTGATGAGGAACCTCTCATGGCACGTATATTGGAGGAGGAGCCAGACTAAGAAAATGAAGAATGAGTGAGTAACTTGTGGAGCACATGGCTGACTGTTAAGGAGAAACCTATCTTTTGGTAAGGACTCTATGAGTTAGATGTGGCTGCAAGGGAGTTTCctaagaaaaaaagacaaaggaAAAAGGAAAGTGAATGAAGAAGCATCCTCCTCTGATCATGTTTGGAGGACGTTCTGAAAGGGTTGAAGAGAGGTTGATGGCTTTTTGAGTGAAGTGATTGTGAAGGTAGAGACAAGGACAAGAGGCTTGGTGTGGTGGAAAAGAGCCATGTTATTTTAAAGAAATGTCTAAGAGGATGAAAGCAATGGAGAAGAGGCTTCAGGGCATTGAGCGGACGCAAGATCGTTTAAACCTGAAGGCCAGGAAGTAGAAGACATTGGAGGAGAGAATTGATGGCATTGAGAAAGAAATGAAGAGGAAGGAGAACGATGATGGTTTTGAGTATCAAACATGGATTTTGACTGGAATAGTGGGCGTTATGAAGAAAGGTCAGAAATACCTAAGAAAGAAGCAGAAGGTCACAAAGAAGAGGTTCGGAAAGAGGTTGAAGAGAGGTTAAAACCGAGACTCAAGCTGAAGATAAAGAGGATGAAAGGCTGAAAAAGAGGGTGAAGTAGAGTTGAAACCGAAGCTGGAGAAAAAGGGGCTGAGAAGGAATCTGAGACCGAGGTTGAAGTTGAAACAGAGCTCGGGTTGAGGTTGAAACTGAGGCTTGGTTGAGGCTGAAGTTGGAGAAAAAGGGGCTGAGAAAGAATCTGAGACCGAGGTTGAGGTTGAAACAGAGGCTCGGGGTGATGTTGAAACCGAGGCTAGGGTTGATGTTGAAACCGAGGCTCAGGTTGATGTTGAAACGAGGCTCGAGTTGAGGTTGAAACCAAGGCTCGAGTTGAGGTTGAAACGAGGCTCGGTTGGAGAAAAAGGGGCTGAGAAAGAACCCAAGGTACTCCCTCACCACCACGTGGTAGGATTAAGGCAATGCTGCATGGAAACCAGAAAACTACAACACCTGAGAAGTGGGTAGCTGCGAAAATTGCGGAGGCAGAACATGAAGAAATTGtggaagaaagagaaaaaagcGGAAGAGGCTGAGAATGTGGCTGAGGAAGAGGCTGAGAATGTGGATGAGGAAGAGGCTGAGGAGGAAGAGCAAAAACAAATACACAGAGGAAGAGAAGCAAGGGTGGATTCTTACAGTTTGCAAGAGCAAGGATGCAATTTCTGCTGTGGAGACAGATGGAACTGAGGGAGCTCCTGCTCGTACCTGGGGTGAAGCATAGGCTAAGGGCAATGGCGGTGAGGAAGCATAGATCGAGAAAGCTGATGAACCAAAGAAGTTCACAACACCACCTGTGACACAAGCGGACACGTGCACGATCACAGTGGGTTTTCACTCCTTTCACTGAAGCTAATACCGATGAGATTGAAAGGCGGCAAGAAGAATCCCAAAACCAAGGATTAGAAGACATTAggtgtttaaaatattttggatgtttaatatttatctcGGCTTTGTTGTGAACTTGTGTAGAATGATATTTCTTATGTTNNNNNNNNNNNNNNNNNNNNNNNNNNNNNNNNNNNNNNNNNNNNNNNNNNNNNNNNNNNNNNNNNNNNNNNNNNNNNNNNNNNNNNNNNNNNNNNNNNNNATTTTTATGATTCGCTTGACTGCATTCAAGTGAGACTCTTTTGGGCAAGCTTGGTACCGGGCACAGATACCCACACTTAAGCATAGGTCAGGGCGACTTGCAGTGAGGTACAGAAGACTTCCGATCATTGCCCTGTATAGCTTTTCATCAACTGGTTTACCCTCTTCATCACGAGAGAGTTTGGTTGTAGTGCTCATCGGAGTGTTGGCAATTTTGCTTGTCTGCATTCCAAATCGCTTGATGAGATTCTTGGCATAAGTGCTCTGGGAGACAGTGATCCTATCATCAAGCTGCTTGATTTGTAGGCCAAGAAAATAACTCAGTTCACCAACCATACTCATTTCAAACTCCTTAGTCATAGTTTTGACAAAGTCATCCACCATAGGCATCGATGTACTTCCAAAGATTATGTCATCCACATACACTTGGACAATCATGATGTCTCTTCCCTTTCTCCAATGAACAGCGTCTTATCAACACCTCCTCTCTGAAAACCAGTTTCAACAAGGAAGTCCGTCAAGCGTTCATACCAAGCTCTGGGTGCTTGCTTAAGTCCGTACAAGGCTTTCTTAAGCTTGTATACATGATCAGGGAAGTGAGGGTCTTCAAATCCTTTTGGCTGTGTCACATATACTTCTTCTTGTAGAACCCCATTCAGAAAGCACTCTTCACGTCCATTTGATATAGCTTGATGCGAAGGTTACAAGCCATTCCAATTAGCAATCTGATCGATTCAAGAcgtgccactggtgcaaaggtttCATCAAAGTCAACACCTTCAACTTGCGTGTATCCTTGCCCTACCAGTCGTGACTTGTTCTTGATGACATTCCCTTCTTCATCAGTCTTATTCTTATGTATCCACTTAGTGCCAATGATGTTCACACCTTCTGGTCTGGGAACGAGCTCCCACACTTGCAAGCGAACAAATTGTTCAAGTTCCTGATGCATTGACTCTGTCCAGTATTCATCATCTAATGCCTCCTGTAGAGTCTTAGGCTCGATTTGAGATACAAAGCATTCCAGTTTATTCATCTTGACAGTGAAGCATGCAAGTCTGACCATCTCCTTGAAATCGATTTGTTTCTTCCTAGTAACTCTCTCATCATAGATCCCTCCAATCACATCATCTGGGGAATGATTCTTATGCACTCTGCCTTGGTCCAGTTTTACTTCTAATCTTTCTtgatcatcttcatcctcagaTTCATCTTTGATCTGCGCGGTTGTTGGACTGGATTTGCTCGGCTGTGTAGCACAATCAATAGGCTGAGTTACTTGAGTTTGGTAGAAACCAATACTGTCATCAAACACAACATTCACTTTATCCCCAATGAACTTAGTACGATGATTGTATACTCTGTAGGCAGAGCTGTTCGTAGAGCAACCCAGGAACATCCCAACATCACTCTTTGCATCAAATTTGCCCAGATGATCCTTGTCATTTAAGATGTAGCAGAGGCATCCGAATACATGCAGATGGCTCAAGTTCGGAGTCTTTCCTTTGAAGAGCTCGTACGGAGTAGTCTTTGTGTTCGGCTTCACGTAAACTCGATTTATGATATAGCAAGCTGTACCAATTGCTTCTGCCCAAAAGTTGGATGGTACATTGTTACCACACAGCATGGCTCTAGCCATTTCTTGAAGTGTTCGGTTCTTCCTTTCCACAACACCATTTTGTTGGGGGGTTCTCGGAGCTGCATACTGATGTCTAATGCCTTGGCTCTGACAGAACAATTCGAACTGCTCATTTTGAAACTCTCCTCCGTGATCACTCTTAATCTGAACGATTCCACCCTTCTCTTGTTTGAGTTGCAATGCGAGCACACGGAAGCTATCAAGAGCATCggatttattttttagaaagtCAATCCAGGTATACCTAGAGAAGTCATCAACAAGCACAAATATGTATCTCCTCCCTGCGATGCTGTCTGGGGTGATTGGTCCCATCAAATCCATGTGCACAAGTTCCAGAATTTTCTTCGATCTGATTTCTGTAATTTGCTTGTGTTGCACCTTGACTTGCTTTCCTTGACAGCATCCTTTGCATACAGTGGTGGTGTGTTTCTCGAGATCAGGAACACCACGAACCACTTCTGCTTTTACTAATCGAGTCAGACCATTAGTGTTCATGTGTCCCAGCTTCCGATGCCAGAGATCCAATTTTGATTCAGTTGCTGAAAAACATGTAGTCTGAGATGGTTTCCACATGTAACAATTATTTCCAGACCTCACTCCATACAGAACTATGTTTCCATCACCATCTACTGCTCGGCATTCcttcttattaaaaataactTCCAATCCTTCGTCACACAATTGActcacacttatgagatttgcCTTGAGTCCATCCACATAGTACACATTGATGAGTCGTGGGAGATCAGCTCTGTCTGTTACCCCTACACCACGAATTTTAGCTTGAGCACCATCTCCAAAAGTCACTTTTCCACCTTTAATAAGCTCGAGCTTCTCAAGATATTCAAGCTTCCCAGTCATATGTTTTGAACATCCACTGTCAAAGTACCATGGTAACTCTTCTGGAGCATCAGCATCAGCACTCGTATAGGCTACGTTGCTTAGAAACTCTTTCTCATGAAAAGTACTTGAGAAGTTACAGGACAATGTGATTTCCTCCTGAAGATGTGACTCATTCATTTGATTGTGTGGCACAACCGGCATTTTTTCCTTGTAATTTGGGTACAAGTCACGTTTAGCAATCCATACTCCACCATATATAGTCGGTTCCACATAGCACAGATTCATTCTCCAAGCACGTTGATACTGATTCTGACGAAAGTAGCAATATCTGACGTGATGACCAAGTTTTCCACAGAAGTGACACCCATTCCTTCTCCTTGGATTATGTGTTTTACGTTTGACTTCATCATTACTGACAACAGCTTTGCCTTTCTCTTGCTTAGTCACCTTGATTTCGTTAACTGCTTCCTTCACAAAGATTGGTTTCTCAGAGGAAGTTTTGGAGGCAGATCCTTGAAATCCTAGTCCACGGTTAGTACTCGGACACTGTCCAATGGTTAGGAGATGATCCAGAGTTGATGTTCCCACGGAGAGCATTCTGATCTGCTTATGATTCTCAGCTAGCTGACTTTCAAGTAACTTGCTTTTGTCCATCTCCTTCTCAAGTAGCTCACTCAGTTGACCTACTTTCATCTCGAACAGTTTCTGAATTCGTTCCTGTTCAGCCATGGCTCGTTTGACCGATAGTAGCTCTTGATCAGATTCCTTCAGCGGGGAGAGAGGTAAAGTTTGGTTCCCTGGCTTTTCCAACTCCAGGATATTAACTTGAGCTTTCAGCATTGCTTTATCTTTCAGCAATTGCAGATTCTCATGACTCAGTTCAGCAAACTGATTAAACAGTGTCTTATACTCTGTTTCAAGGTCGTGATTCAGCTCATCCTCATCTTCTCTATCTACTGCACTGGCTTCTGTCGTGCTAGTCAAATCAACATCTTGTCCTATTAGAGCCATGAAGTTTAAGTGAAGCTCTTCTCCATCACTTTCACTGTCTGAATCTGTGTCACTGAAACTCATTAaggatttttctttctttaggttGTTAGGGCACTCACTACGAGTGTGACCATAGCCTTTGCACTCAATACACTTCAGCTCCTTACGCTTGGTGAGAGGGCATTCGTTGCGAAAGTGTCCATACCCCTCACATTCATGACACTGTAACTCCTTTTTCTTGGAGTTTCTAGATGCATCTTGTCTGGAACCACGATCTGATTCATTCTTCTGGAAACGACCACTTGATCTACTCCCTCCTTTCTCCATTCTCTTGACAAACTTGTTGAAGTTACGTGCCATTAAACCAAGATTCTCTTCAATCTTAGCAACCCTGTCCTCCTCCTTTGATTCAGCAGCAAACGCAATACTCTTCTGGGTATCAGTGAGTCTGTCAGTTTTCTCAAGGTCATGTACCTTTAGAATCCCTGAGAGTTGATCAAACTTCATCTCGTCAGTGTCCACAGCGATGTTTAGCACTGCTTTGTAGGCTTCAAACCGAGGTGGTAAGCATCTTAGTAACTTCTTCACAAGATCTTTCTCTTCGTACTTTTTGCCCAAAACAGAGGATTCACTAGCCAGTTCACTGAGTTTGGATATGAAACCATCAATTGGTTCATCATCACCCATTCGTAGATTCTCAAACCTGGATGCAAGGTGATCAATTCTGGTCCTTCGAACACTGGTGTTACCTTCAAAGTGATTTATCAAGGTGTCCCATGCTTCTTTTGCTGATTCACAACCTTGAATGATCTTGAATTGATCGAGATCAACTGCAGAAAATATGGCAGTGAGCGCCTTTGAGTTAAACTTTGACGCGGCCTTTTCAGAGTCAGTCCACTTATCTTTCTGTTTAGGACCTAAGGAGTTGTCCTCCATCAGCACAGTAGGAGCTGACCACCCATCTTCAACTGCAGTCCAAGCATCTTCATCGATACCCCTGATTATGTGACGCATCC
This genomic stretch from Raphanus sativus cultivar WK10039 chromosome 3, ASM80110v3, whole genome shotgun sequence harbors:
- the LOC130509908 gene encoding uncharacterized protein At3g43530-like, with amino-acid sequence MTCRIADGLSDENETQTDHHSATSLECQPLPPDELYFKNTEFTTSCKIQSKCFVSGTVDLLKKLTPELESPELEWFKNHPQFCHIFYMSDEPNFRLLGMWSLLLRTIPLHEGEDTAWFAVNGVPIRYSMREHALISGLDCRDYPDNYKKLRSFAFVDRHFGSHKEITMESVKEKLL